A window of Leptotrichia wadei contains these coding sequences:
- the rpsO gene encoding 30S ribosomal protein S15 codes for MALKQKKEIIEAFGKNAQDTGSAEVQVALLTDRISHLTAHLKIHPKDIHSRVGLLKMVGKRRRLLNYIKNRNVDDYRSLIEKLGIRK; via the coding sequence ATGGCATTGAAACAAAAAAAAGAAATTATTGAAGCATTTGGAAAAAATGCTCAAGATACAGGATCTGCAGAAGTTCAAGTTGCACTTCTTACAGATAGAATCAGTCATTTGACTGCTCATTTAAAAATACATCCTAAAGATATTCATTCAAGAGTAGGATTATTAAAAATGGTTGGTAAAAGAAGAAGATTATTAAACTATATTAAAAATAGAAATGTTGATGATTATAGATCATTAATCGAAAAATTAGGAATCAGAAAATAG
- a CDS encoding lysophospholipid acyltransferase family protein: MEYKVSEKITGFFVILLKKVLSIFSLKIRYKIFEGFGILAYYLVKKRRMLAINNIKNAFPEKEKKEVVEIAKESYKTMGKMIMTSIFLEEITKDGNTVVENEELMRWACENNEKAVLIVSLHLGGFEAGSKMRNIRKFYAVFRNQKNKKINDLMEKWRKEGGLNSLPLHNNEALSGAINEKSIIALASDHYGKDVNVTFFGRETTGVAGPVLLSIKYKIPIVLAYAVFDENIVKVVNKKIIQIEKQNKLKETMQFNMQKIYNEFEEIIREYPGQYMWQHNRWRNKKKLRKK, from the coding sequence ATGGAATATAAAGTGAGTGAGAAAATAACAGGATTTTTTGTAATTTTGTTAAAAAAAGTATTATCAATTTTTTCTCTTAAAATTAGATACAAAATTTTTGAAGGTTTTGGTATTCTTGCATATTATCTTGTAAAAAAAAGACGAATGCTTGCGATAAATAATATAAAAAATGCTTTTCCTGAAAAAGAAAAAAAGGAAGTTGTGGAAATTGCGAAAGAATCGTATAAGACAATGGGAAAAATGATAATGACTTCGATTTTCTTAGAGGAGATTACGAAAGATGGAAATACTGTTGTGGAAAATGAAGAACTAATGAGATGGGCTTGTGAAAATAATGAAAAAGCAGTTTTAATTGTATCTCTTCATTTAGGTGGTTTTGAAGCTGGAAGTAAGATGCGAAATATTAGAAAGTTTTATGCTGTTTTTAGAAATCAGAAAAATAAAAAAATTAATGATTTAATGGAAAAATGGCGTAAGGAAGGTGGATTAAATTCGTTGCCTTTACATAATAATGAAGCACTTAGTGGGGCAATAAATGAAAAGTCAATTATTGCACTTGCTTCGGATCATTATGGAAAAGATGTGAATGTAACGTTTTTTGGACGAGAAACGACAGGAGTTGCAGGACCTGTATTGCTTTCAATAAAATATAAAATACCGATAGTATTGGCTTATGCGGTATTTGATGAGAATATTGTGAAAGTTGTAAATAAAAAAATTATTCAAATTGAAAAGCAAAATAAATTAAAGGAAACAATGCAATTTAATATGCAAAAAATTTATAATGAATTTGAAGAAATTATAAGAGAGTACCCTGGACAATATATGTGGCAACATAACAGATGGAGAAATAAGAAAAAATTAAGAAAGAAATAG